Proteins encoded within one genomic window of Fragaria vesca subsp. vesca linkage group LG1, FraVesHawaii_1.0, whole genome shotgun sequence:
- the LOC101298644 gene encoding gibberellin 3-beta-dioxygenase 4-like, translating into MDNIFGQSRDLFEVPLENKVKNTSEEPYRGYIGPNPLLPLYEGIAIDNVTSPQETQKFRDLMWPNGKTQFCEITDLFAKLLGELENTVEKMMFESYGIPLEQYETLASSNSHLLRFLKYKIPEERDAALRFPSHTDKNFTTIIVQHDVGGLEVQTKDGYWISVESAPSQFLFMACDGLQVWSNDRVKAPHHRVKHCGDKTRYSLGMFTFNNGVFEVPKELVDDSHPLLYNQFDSLGFVRFYTTPEAKKAESPIKAYCGVKN; encoded by the exons ATGGACAATATCTTCGGCCAATCCAGGGATCTGTTCGAGGTTCCCCTCGAGAACAAGGTCAAGAACACCAGCGAGGAGCCTTACCGTGGCTATATCGGACCAAACCCCCTCTTGCCGCTCTATGAAGGCATTGCCATCGACAACGTCACATCCCCACAAGAAACTCAGAAGTTCAGGGACCTCATGTGGCCTAATGGAAAGACCCAATTCTG TGAAATCACAGATCTGTTTGCCAAGTTGCTCGGGGAGTTGGAGAACACTGTGGAAAAGATGATGTTCGAAAGCTACGGGATACCTCTGGAGCAATATGAAACGTTGGCGAGTTCCAACAGTCATCTTCTTCGTTTTCTCAAGTACAAGATACCAGAAGAGAGAGACGCGGCCCTTAGGTTTCCGAGCCACACAGACAAGAACTTCACCACCATTATCGTTCAGCATGATGTCGGTGGCCTCGAGGTTCAGACTAAGGATGGTTATTGGATCAGTGTCGAGTCTGCACCTTCTCAGTTCCTCTTCATGGCCTGTGATGGACTTCAG GTATGGAGCAATGACAGAGTGAAAGCTCCCCACCATCGTGTGAAGCACTGCGGGGACAAGACTCGATATTCACTGGGAATGTTTACGTTCAATAATGGAGTATTTGAAGTACCCAAAGAGCTAGTAGACGACAGCCACCCACTCCTCTATAACCAGTTCGACAGCCTTGGCTTCGTAAGGTTTTACACCACACCAGAGGCCAAGAAGGCAGAGTCACCCATCAAAGCCTACTGCGGTGTTAAAAACTAG
- the LOC101298932 gene encoding uncharacterized membrane protein YuiD-like, producing MTAADATSGAATTSSSPSTVAIPANLALVSAFLACAVAQFLKLFTSWYKDGRWDSKRMLDSGGMPSSHSALVTALTVAVGLDQGTGGAAFALALVLALIVMYDATGVRLHAGRQAELLNQILCELPPEHPLSTVRPLRDSLGHTPVQVVAGAILGCVVAFLMRAA from the exons ATGACGGCTGCGGATGCGACGTCGGGCGCCGCCACGACGTCGTCTTCGCCGTCAACGGTAGCGATCCCGGCCAACCTCGCTCTCGTCTCCGCTTTCCTCGCCTGCGCCGTCGCTCAGTTCCTCAAGCTCTTCACTTCCTG GTATAAAGATGGGAGATGGGATTCGAAACGAATGCTGGATTCCGGCGGAATGCCGTCGTCGCATTCGGCTTTGGTGACGGCGCTGACTGTGGCCGTTGGGCTGGACCAGGGCACCGGGGGAGCGGCTTTTGCTCTTGCCCTGGTCTTAGCGTTGATT GTAATGTATGATGCCACAGGAGTGAGACTTCATGCCGGTCGCCAAGCCGAA TTGCTGAACCAAATTTTGTGTGAGCTTCCTCCGGAGCATCCTTTATCCACTGTTAGACCCTTGCGTGATTCGCTTGGACATACTCCAGTACAG GTTGTTGCTGGTGCTATTTTGGGATGCGTAGTAGCATTTCTAATGAGGGCTGCATAG